The Cydia amplana chromosome 1, ilCydAmpl1.1, whole genome shotgun sequence DNA segment CTCGGCGTACAGACACCGGCGCGGGCGGCCACAGTTCATGTCGAGCGTCAGCAAGATCATTGCCGACTCCTTGTTCAGCATACTGGTGCAAGCTTTATTTCTAGTTCAGGTATGTTATACTGCATACAGGAAACTTGTACAGGACATAGCTGACTCGGCCTACAGACACCGGCGCGGGCGGCCGCAGTTCATGTCGAGCGTCAGCAAGATCATTGCCGACTCCTTGTTCAGCATACTGGGGCAAGCTTTATTTCTAGTTCAGGTATGTTATACTGCATACAGGAAACTTGTACAGGACATAGCTGACTCGGCCTACAGACACCGGCGCGGGCGGCCGCAGTTCATGTCGAGCGTCAGCAAGATCATTGCCGACTCCTTGTTCAGCATACTGGTGCAAGCTTTATTTCTAGTTCAGGTATGTTATACTGCATACAGGAAACTTGTACAGGACATAGCAGACTCGGCCTACAGACACCGGCGCGGGCGGCCGCAGTTCATGTCGAGCGTCAGCAAGATCATTGCCCACTCCTTGTTCAGCATACTGGTGCAAGCTTTATTTCTAGTTCAGGTATGTTATACTGCATACAGGAAACTTGTACAGGACATAGCAGACTCGGCCTACAGTCACCGGCGCGGGCGGCCACAGTTCATGTCGAGCGTCAGCAAGATCATTGCCCACTCCTTGTTCAGCATACTGGTGCAAGCTTTATTTCTAGTTCAGGTATGTTACTTATGACAGTGACACTGAACTATGTCCTGGGCGTAGCTGATACGACCTAAGTACAGTTTTGTCTTAGGCCCTGACTTCACTTATCATCAGATGACACTACAGTCTATCATtggtcaattaaaaaaaaaccaaacgccACGGCAATATCGTTGAAGACTCCTTATTCAGCCTCCACTAGAACCTTTCTTAAGTTATTTAAAGCTATGTCATTATTTTGACCTAGGTTTGTGTGGGTTGCGTctggtacctacttagttcGTTGACCTACATCGGTGCGGTTATCGGTACCAGTTTTGATatgaatatgtatacctattacctaaatACTTACCTTTGTCCtttcccaaaaaaatatatttttggtaaaCACTGATGCTCATTGCAGGTTATGTGCAAAATATTCAACTgtgaatttatattttttttaactcatGATATGTCTTTTTCACAGAGTATGCTAGTCAGTATGCTACCCATCACATACATCGGGGAGCTCCTATGCCTCGTTCACATGTGCCTGCTGTACTCGCTGTACTCGTTCGAGTACAAGTGGTTCAACATGGGCTGGGAGCTCCACAAGCGGCTCACATTCATCGAGACCAACTGGCCGTACTTCCTCGGGTTCGGCCTGCCGCTGGCGGTGCTCACGCAGATACCTCAGTCTTACATCATAAGGTGATTATGAagattttgatttaaataataaataaagaaataaatatttggggataatcttacacagatcgacctaggtCCTAAGCAatgcttgtactatgggtactaggcgacgatatatgtacctacgtatatagaaaaatgtataatatatacttatatatgtatgttctatgtagaaaacacccatgaaaAATAATTGCCCTTACCGAGAATCGGACCTGGGACTATCGGCTCCAGAGTCATTACTCATTAGTGTCACTAAAaagaccagaccggtcgtcaagcaCGAGCAGGATGTTAAACGTAAATCTATCCATACTTCCTagtatatacagtcagcagcggaagttgctaagcgggcgaggtgttcaaaattatctcgacgagctcttattctcttaacaataaagtcgcgtcatgatcattttgaacacctcgcccgcttagcatctattgctgctgactgtacttcctCCCAAACATTACTTTTTGTGTAACTCTTACTCAATAACATGGCCTCAAAACGCCCTTTTGTAATAatgtagtatagtatagtaagcTAATCAGCATTCCGCGATTTCCGGCTATACCAAATGCGGTACAAAGGTTGCGATAATCTATATTAGTCGAGTGTTCAATCGTCCTTGATTCTTATAGTATAGGATGCGAATTTAAATTATGTTGAATCTACTCTtcctttatttacattataattaggtattccgATATATACTTGTAGGTACACatgcaaaatattaaaataaaaatgtaaaatttcacTCTTGTTTAATAGCGAGATTAGAACTAACGTTTTTAAGGGATCTGCCGATTCAATCGAGCTGCCGAAGTCTGACACCCTATGACGGTCCTGCTAATTACAGAATTAATGACGATCCGATTCGAATTATCTATATCACTTATTAATTCTTGAACAATAATTTCGCTTATCtagatataaatatattataaccttGGAAGTCGGATCCAACATTATCTAATTTATATACGGTAAAGcatttttgtttattaattcCCTGTAATAGGTATAGCAACTCAAAAAAATATCATCAGTGGTGACACAAGCATTATTATGAAACCAGCCGAGTTGAGTGCAAGTAGTGCAACTCATCttagtaatttttaaaatcaagTTGATATGTCCCTTTAAAACAATCGTAAGCCTGACTGAATACCATCGAGCGTAAGCGGCTAAAAGCCTATATACTCgatgttttaataataacaatttttttttcagtggaTGTGTGTTCTCTATTTTCTTCCCGGTGTTCATACTGAGCGGTAATGAAGCGACACCTGTTATTGGAAGGTAAGCACCAACTATTAATTGATTATGGACGTTCAAGATCATATCTTAGAGTTTCACTCAACATTATCAGTGGTTACTTGTTGGCTTGACGGATCGATTTTATAGTtgtatccgatttattaaatagaaattgtgtcaaaaAATTACTATTGCTTTTCTAATAATtttttggtgctttatttcgtacatgctgtgaaataatttattttatattttataatacagTCAACGTCCCTATTAAATTTTAAGGAATTTTCATTAGTATAcatggtgttttttttttatttcagtgaGTACCCCCTCCGTCTGTTTTCGCCAGTGGTGGCGATTTCCAACGGAATGTTCCGTTTCGTGCGGCAAGGAGCGGAGGCCGTTACCCAGCGGAGTAGGTGATCTTTAACCATTTAgggttaaccttttgaccgATGTCGTTTGTAAGCAGTGTTGTGGGAAGGGTAAAGCATAGCAAAGATTCATTGGTTGTGTAAAATCTAAGATAATTTCCTGCTTCGAAGTTGACAGCTAACGTAGCGCTGCACGGCTCCGTATATTATGCGGTAACGGGTCTCTCACGCTATCCCTAATAACTTTTGTCCTAAAATCGCTTGCCCTAACCGTTTTGTCCCAACGGGTAGGTAATAGCCCTAATGCTCagttataccatagagaaatatagtaagacaagagtgctcactccatacacttagactattaatttcagtgtctacatctagcatcgagtagcggaactatcagtactgctacatctattgtcaagtagcagtactgatagttccgctactcgatgctagatgctaatagtctttctggtactaaaactgatgtatggagtgagcaatctatgtatttttttctctatggttatacctacctaacacTTACTTTTGAGCAGGTGTCTGGCCGGCAGCGATCAGCGAGTAGTTATATATGCTAGTTATTTTTCTACGGggtgaatgttttatctttgaAATAGTATTCGCCGGAAGTGAGAGTCAGCGATCAATAATTAACATGTGCATCTCTTTATTCACACGGCATCTTCACTTTCACGTACGTTTTATGCATAAAAAAATAGTCGATCGCAACTCGCCCTCTCGCCGCCATTCGGACAGCTAGCCAAGCcattattgtacctatattcAAAAAGGCTTGCCGGGATTCAGCACTGGCTCTGAGCGGCATTGCTTGTAGTATACACGCAGGTTCAATTGTTTACATAAGGCTCAAATTTGCTTATCACTATTTTGGTTGGCGGTCGAAAGGTTAATGCTAATAAACTAAGGCCAATTGCAACTTTTGTGTAACTTTTTAACATCGTAGCACGTAGTGTTAGTAACTATCATAATTCATGAGGTGCTAGATAATTATTTAGTAGTTTTGGTTTACGCAAAGTAGAACATTGAATAATTATAGTTAAGAAGTCCCTCTTGACCTTaccaaaaatgtaaaaataaaacttgtagatGTACAAGCGGTGTGTGAATAAAACAGATGCATATATGTAACTTTGATTGACTGTTCATACTGCCAGTAAGAATTTTTTCTAAGAGAGAACATACACTTgcgaaaacaatacactcctttttttgggcagtcgtgtaaaaatgcccGTACTCTAACTGTCGGCAGCGGGACGGTTGCTTTAATACACCTTACctttgttaaattatttaatttagccGCAGGGCACGCCAATTCCATTAACTTATACTCCCTTTTTCGATAGTCGGGTATGTAACATACAAGACTTTGATATTCTTTTGATCCTAACAATATTTCGCTTAATATAACTTGGTTATGTCCTATTCTCAAATGCTCGTGTTTAAAAGGTTAAACAAAATGTGCCGTAATGACAAGGGAAAGGATGCCAACAGTTGGCCAATATAATTTTGCGTCATttactatatgtacctatgtattatgtTGAGTAATATATCGGCGTTACAGGGTTATGCTTGTTCAGTTGTGtcatattatataggtaacGGAATACACTTAAGATTGCTGGCCAAGTCCTGGTACAATATAAGGGTACTACGTAatacaatatacagggtgcttcctgtaacaggagcaataaattaaactaaaggctgtactgctcaaactgaccaacatttgttcagcaacttttaaaaattataaatcctttagacttcctctttttaatacaaaataaatattgcctttaatgtacgctgacatcagtgtgtttgacgttgcttgtcacgctttaa contains these protein-coding regions:
- the LOC134650236 gene encoding etoposide-induced protein 2.4 homolog isoform X1, with amino-acid sequence MESVKNFSVSLIKGFIDSLRGVTVLLYLDKEINEKALSRSPHKDAEGKQKQKAPKVQQESKVLTRVLQSCILNGFIFLLSILVFEYVLLPSMKYLVTVVFGHNPGVAHNVWGWMQPFLSMTFRMIWVLPLFLLSKLVNSLWFQDIADSAYRHRRGRPQFMSSVSKIIADSLFSILGQALFLVQVCYTAYRKLVQDIADSAYRHRRGRPQFMSSVSKIIADSLFSILVQALFLVQSMLVSMLPITYIGELLCLVHMCLLYSLYSFEYKWFNMGWELHKRLTFIETNWPYFLGFGLPLAVLTQIPQSYIISGCVFSIFFPVFILSGNEATPVIGSEYPLRLFSPVVAISNGMFRFVRQGAEAVTQRSR
- the LOC134650236 gene encoding etoposide-induced protein 2.4 homolog isoform X2, whose product is MESVKNFSVSLIKGFIDSLRGVTVLLYLDKEINEKALSRSPHKDAEGKQKQKAPKVQHWLTIIFKWFASRGVTEVKKCVSKPDSEPDSEPELDLIYGNWKRRESKVLTRVLQSCILNGFIFLLSILVFEYVLLPSMKYLVTVVFGHNPGVAHNVWGWMQPFLSMTFRMIWVLPLFLLSKLVNSLWFQDIADSAYRHRRGRPQFMSSVSKIIADSLFSILGQALFLVQVCYTAYRKLVQDIADSAYRHRRGRPQFMSSVSKIIADSLFSILVQALFLVQSMLVSMLPITYIGELLCLVHMCLLYSLYSFEYKWFNMGWELHKRLTFIETNWPYFLGFGLPLAVLTQIPQSYIISGCVFSIFFPVFILSGNEATPVIGSEYPLRLFSPVVAISNGMFRFVRQGAEAVTQRSR